One Dioscorea cayenensis subsp. rotundata cultivar TDr96_F1 chromosome 19, TDr96_F1_v2_PseudoChromosome.rev07_lg8_w22 25.fasta, whole genome shotgun sequence genomic window, TTTAAGTTTCAGTCGTGGctttaaaactaatttaaaattaaacctTTGATTTAGCATGGAAAATTGTTTGAACTCTTATGATCATATTTAAGTTAAGTTTTTTAGGTTTACTGATTTAGTTCTGAACCAAGGCTTGTGATGACTATTTAGATTTTCTGttcaactaattttttatgGTCTTCGAAaagattaaatataatatttgaaatagcATTGCTTGCCTTAGAGACTTATTTAGGTTTATATTTAGCTATTAATATTTGTTGAACAAATGAGCatatattttgataagaaataagaattaattaaacCTTTTAATTTCAGATTAAGAGTCAACCCTTTAGTTCtaacaaaaaatttttaacatgGACTGAGAAAAGATTATTTCCAAAAAGttaattaatactatttatactagtatttatttatttatgttattttattcttcttcatgtAAACAAAATTTGGACAAACATGGTACTTGGAAGTTGGaacatatacataaaaataagtaGTTTAAGGTTTATAACATGCACTAGTCACAATctcatttcataaaaatatgctGTTTGGTTGTATAAATCTAAATGTTGGCCAATCCTTTTTGCAAAATTCTAAACATCAAATTACtctccttaaaaaaaaaggtttcaaAGATGGACAAGAGCTAGATCATGAAGATCTTAATTTGGTTACAGGTAAGTTATGATCTTCCAACACATTTCATTAAAATGAATACCatggttttaaattttgcatTGGGTAGCAAATATGTCTGatcctttaatttattattttttactttgacATGTCATATCTTGTAGTTAACAACGTTGGAAAGCGAGTAAGAAGAGGGCCTACTACTTTGAAGGAGTTGTACTCCTTACCTCCTAATGAGAAAATTTTGGTGAGCAGCAACGAACTCGGCCAACCAATTGGCCCTGAGGATCAATTACTATCTGGGTTTTTAGGGATGCTTGCTCGATGTGGTCAGCGGGTTGGCCTTCATTATGAAAATTGGTGTAAAGTGCCAAAGACGTTGAAGGAGGAACTACTAAAGTTTGTGGAGGTGAGTGGTACACTATGTAactttaagaatttttttttaatgacaacaTCATccttttgaaaatgaaattgTATCAAGAACTTGATAATTTAAGTGTTATTCATGGATAGTTACGATTCATTCTCAAAAGTTCAAGGGAGTTTGTACTGAAATCTCTGGGGAAAAAGTGGCGTGATTACAAGCACGACTTGAAGAAACACTACTTTAAAAGAGAGATTGGACCACAAGCAAACAAAGACAACCACCCTGACGGGACAGTTCGTTGGCAGTGGGAGGAGTTGGTGGACTTTTGGTATTCAAGGAAAGGGGAGGTTAGAATAAATGTTGGTTTATGTTACTTATATATAACATTCTACTTACTTGTTACTACATGTCGTATATAGGAGGCTGAAAAAATTGGTCTCGCATgtagaaagcaacaaaaatacaCACATACGTCGGGATCAAAGAGTTTTgcaaggaagaaaaaagaaatggtaCGCAACTAATCATAAAATCTACAGTTactaattgttattatttttaatttcatatgatttattattattttagtattattggacatatatatgcatacatttGAAAAAAAGCTAAAGGATCATCCATATGAACTAGCATGACCCTACTACTTTGTTTACTTGCAGGAGCTTCTAAAAGGGGAAAAAGTTGgacattttgaatttttcaaagcGACACACATAAAGAAAAATGGATCCCACGTGAATGTAGAAACTGAGAAAATCTTGGTAAGAATACATTTTTGTTTGCATATGTATCCTATGATAATTTAGTTGAAAGTGCGAATAATTAATGTCCAATAACTTTGTCATCAATTGATGTAGGAACAAGCAAATGAATTGTTAGGTGAATATGAAGGCACAAACGACGATGCATAGATGGTTGAAGCTGAAATCTTGACACAAGTCATAGGAAAAGAAAGGCATGGCCGAGTTAGAGGGCTTGGGTTAGGCCCAACTCCTAAAACATACTATGGTTCATCTATTAGCCGGGTGTCTACATGTACAAGCAAGGAAACAAGGCAGGGTGATGGGCAAGTCAACCAAGATTTAGTGCAAAGGGTCCAACAGCTGGAACATGAACGTGCCCAAGAACGTGCTCATTACAGCGCCCTTGTTAGTTTTATACAAGATCAATTTCCCGGGAAAGAAATCCCTCTTCCTAATATAGGTGCATCGACTTCGCAGTCTCAGGTATAATGGGAATATTAATaacttatataattatttgtacttaatttgtgtttatataaatttttttacagaACCAATCTGTTGGAGCGATTACACTAGAAACTAATGCAAGAGGCTCATGTTGAAGATCATTCAGGTATTGAAAAAGTATTTAAGAACGTTTCTATTTATTGCTATTTCTTCATAAGTTAAATTAAATGTAGGACAATTTCGATGGAGCTAGCATACATGGCGGAGGCAActtatcaacaacaacaattagtTATTAATTTGGTTGTTTGTGGCAGAGGCAACTTACCAACATTGACAATTAGTTATTAATTTGGTTGTTTGTCTAACGGATGTTAtggtttgttttttgaatttaagttgACATGTGTGCAACTACTCAAAACCAGTTTGTAAACTGAGTTTGTGTTTTTTGATAATGTTGTTGCATGTCTGGTAATTATGGTGTAACAAACCTTGGATGCATATTTGCGAGattgtttgaattttaaattgttgaatGGAGATGGCAGGTTATTCAGAATGACTAAATTGTTGTATGTGTAATTGTTGCAATGGTTGTCTATTTAACAGCAGGTTTATGTGGTTTTAATGTATTAACTGTATTTGaaaataccaaacaaaaaatatatacagGTTTTGTGTGCATTTCCCGGCGTTTACTAAACAAACGCCGGTATCATGAAGTTTAGGCGTGGCGTTTTCTTTACAAACGCCGGCGAAGAATCAGCTGTACATGGTAATTATTTGACCTTTACCGGCGTTTTAATATTAAACGCCGCTATCAAAAAAGAACTTTACCGGCGTTTTGCGCGACGTTTCAGGTTTTAACGCCGGAGAAGATTCACATGCGGTTGTTGGGACCATGGGACTTATGCCAGCGTTTATATTTGAAACGCCGGTGATATGCCGGCGTTTGGAGTGAAAACGCTAGCCCTTTACCGACGTTGTAATACCCGGCGATGTTACCGGCGTTTGTTAGTAACGCCGGGTTCGTACAGGGCAGCATTTTAAAACGCCGCTAAGAATTCAAAAAAACGCCGGCAAAGAGCTAATATGGTGTAGTGAATAATATATAGGTAGAAGAACCACTTTGAATGATAAATCTTATTCCATACATTATACATTTAGAAACAGTCAAACTCTAAATTGATTATGCTATACATTTACATATGTTGCATCAGAAAGAAAATTGAtatgtaaaattaatataaaaatactaaCACTTGCCTCTTTtcccaattttttattaatacagAAACATCTTCGGGCGTATGCAATCAATggcttaaataaatataaaatggagctatcaacaaaggaagaaaaaatGTATAGCATATTTGGATGATTGTTTTCAAAATAAGTACACGTATACGCTTTCTAGATAGCATTAGATTAATGCAAATGGTACAACTTATCCGgtcacattaatatatatatatatatatatgaaagcaaATTTAGTCCATTCATGCTTAATTATCTAATTGTAATCAAGTCAAAAGTTTCAATCATATTGgtgcatgtttttttcaaagTAATTCAGGGTTACATCTAAAAAGAAAGGTAAATAGATGAATAATATTCAAAGGTGTaccaaaacatatatagaaataaataaaaaagaacaaatcgtCCCAACATTTTCATGCCATGGATGCTAAAATTAGAATAGGCTCTAATGTAGATGTGTGTTTATAAGTCAAAAACATTTTGGTTTGAGTCATTAATATGCATGAGGTtttcttttagtggattttttttatcactattttaaataataataataataataataataataatattattattattattattattattattactattattattattattattattattatttaacaaaaacgATAAACACCTATCAGCATCTCTATCGCGTGAGAGTTAATGCGTTAAACACACTCTCACTTTATGGGCACGTGAGAGGGTGAAACATCACCCATGAATTAattcttctaataaaaattttaacccTCATCACTCCACAAGCTACAAGAGAGATTCATGTTAATGCATCTAATCATTTGAATCAAGTGGCTTAGGTAttagtgaaagaaaaaaaaaacttggaataataaaaataaatgccaCTAATACAAGAGGATAGAATATTTGGATATTTATCTAAAATTGTTGTGAAGTTTGGCGGTAGGAAGTTTTAATATCTATTAAATAAATACTGTTAAAATCAtcatttcaaatatattttttttatgtaatatttattttaacattttgaGTATCCCATATGATTTATGTAAAAATctcttttgtgtttgtttttatcaCCTTTCTTTTGTAGATGATGTACCCATACAATTAATGGCTATTTTGGTAAATGAATTTATTAATACTAGATTATAGGTGTTTATAAATCATGAATTTAATGCAAACAACACAATACATTGAATGGCTTAATTTCATGCACAATTTAATTGGAACTTTCATTCTTGAGTTGATACTATAAcatgttaaaataaattttattgtagtgttttatgtttagaatgtattttaaaatatttttttttttaataatcacaaTATCTAAATCAATCCGGTGAGATATTGTAAACtctataacaaaaatagaactcTCCCAAAAGGATGCAAACCTACGGAAcacttaagtttttattttgttggttaaaacctttttttttccatggaTCATGACTCATTCCTAACccattttcaagaatttaacatatatcaacaaaaaaatctaaaataaattcatgaaattATCGTTTACACATATCCCAAAAATGAactatttcattaaataaaattgaatgaaaatttCTCAAAGCCCTCGTTTTTTGCATCTTCATTATTGTAACTTAAACTAACTTCAAAGTGccatttaatttaaatagttcATGTGGACCATGTCAAaggtatttaatatttttgccAACGTTTTCAAGAATGGCACACAAAATATAAGGGAGTAGCCTCAAAGTTTGACCTAACCCTAACATGATGCTCTTAAGATTTAGACTTTGTACTTTAAACTTGGAAAAACATTCACTAAGTTCTGTTTTTCTCATTTCTTAATTAGAAGCTTCCGGTGTCCATATGCCCTTGTATTTTCAAAGTAAAACTAACatagaaaattttcttctaGAAATACATCATCAAGGACTTAATTTCTTCAAACAAAGCGGTCTTCAAGTCTTAAATTATCGCTTTATTGAATCTTTTGAGTTACACATTAAGgtagaaattatttatttaatgtaataaaatttatatttatagtgTTTTTATAATCAAGTGTGAGacataaaaatattacttaCGCCAACGACCATTTAGTCTATTGGCATCCAGTCCCTTGCGTAGGGTGTTTGCTTtgagtgtcgagcgtggctccccgagttcgatccccatctcgcaGGTGAGTGACGGGTCAGTGGTGGCGCGGCTCCCCCACGTATTCGCTCCCTGTTCCCGGCTACTGCTGCCTTTtcctcaaaaatatatatatatatatatatatatatatatatatatatatatatatatatatatatttcttacaAATTATGTTAAATGTATGGTGGCAAATTGGattatattagatttaatttattaaaatatgtttgCATTATGAATGCaatatacttaaataattatttaaattccaCACTGAAATTATGTGTTTATTATATAAGAAATATTAGCATTAATAGTTGAAACAAACATAACAAATATGCAAAAGCttaatctattattattaaattccaaaaaattgTTTTAGTCCTTGAGTTtgaatgtaaaattttaaaagttaaattattaatctaattaattaaatggacTTGGAAGTTAATCACTAATTAAATATCTAGTCAATTATGACAAGAAATTCAACCCAAACAATTTTTTAGATTGTCAATTCAAATGTATATGATCCCTTCCAAACGAAGCAAATTGAAACACAAGGTTACAAATGAATgaaactattaatttttttaattgttacaattttttccttcttctttttgatTGGTTAAAGTTACTATcagaatatattatttttattctatgaaCATTTTGTAGTACGTAATTAgccaaaatattatttttaaaatttatgagatAAATAATTTAGCTAAAACGTGTCAACggagacaaaaacaaaattgcCAAATGTCAATAATGTCCCCATCGAAGTTGCGTTTTTTTCCGGAATTAAGGAATTTGGAgttgttaaaaataaagaaatgggaCCCACCTTCCATAGCAGATTATTGGTGGGTTACACTTTACAGGGTCACACAATTAACGAAAatgtttaatattaatatattatgggTGCCTACTCGAAAAATACCAAATGAGTGCACGTGgcatttaatcaattttttttatttttttttttaaattaattaaattattaaattatctcATTTTCCCAAGTTCCCAACTACTCCCAGATCTCAACCACCATTGAACCTTGGAACTCGTCTTCAATATAGTTCTTTAGTTTGACAATGTGTTATGTGTTccacttaaatttattttaaaaaaaatcagtttgaaaaaacaaaaaataataacgttcacgcatatttttttttctttaaaaaaaaaatgcaatgtgataaaaaaaaatgtgaaatctTTGCGAGATGTATATTACATAATCTAGAACTAGAATAGcattatccacatttatttatttatttatttttaggtacaaaaatttagaaaaacaaaagtACTTCACAAACATTCATTATTAGTGGGACTAATAAATACTATAAATACTTTCACAGACTTCACAACACATCCCATCCCCCACttgctttctttgtttctttttctctgtCACCCACTCTGTTTTCTCAAACTTCACTTCTTTCCATCTAAAAGGGAGGATCAGGAAGACATGGGAGCAGCTAAAGTTCTTGTTATTTTGGTGGCAATAATCCAATTGGTGTCACCATGGATGGGACTAACAACAGCTTCAGGAGCTGATGCTTTTGCCCCTTTTCTCTCCCCTTTCACAAGTACTTATTACTTCTTCATCAATCTTTCTCTGCTTTTGATTTTatacttgtgtgtgtgtgtgtgtttctgtTGTGGGTTTGTTTGTTATGTCTAtgatttattgataaattattaCTGATTTTGTTTGTGTTGTAGATGGATTGTGTGATGGAGTGGATTGTGGGAAAGGAACCTGCAAAACATCAGAAAGCCATCTATTTGGGTTTACCTGTGAATGCAATCAGGGATGGACTCAATTCCATATTGGAGACCACTTTAGATTCCTCCCATGCAACATCCCAAATTGTGAGTCATGTTCTCATATTCCCTTCATCCTTTTTGAATCTCTCTACATGTGTTTGAATTCCAACTCCAGATatcatctttctttctttctttctttttattcccTTTGCTTGGGGTTTCAAAAGGGTGGTCTATATCTAAAGTTGAGTACATATCAATGATGAACTTTATCATTAGAGGAAGAGGAATAAATGCTTGTTTTCTTATTGCTTATGCAGGTACTGTTGATTATTCTTGCTCTAAGGATATTGCTCCTACAGCTGCTCCACCAGAATCAACACCATCAAATCTGTCTCTATTTGATCGTTAGTAACAACTTTATTAActgatttcttttcatatctatatgtcattaaattttgtttttgatattttgaattgaaTCAATAGCATGTTTATGGAGTACCTGTGGAGGAGGTGAGTGCAGGAAGAcaggagcctatgatcataAGTGTGACTGCAAGGCTGGATACAGCAACCTGCTGAACATTTCTAGCTTTCCCTGTTTAAAAGAATGtaagaaaacaatcaaacacTGATGTTGGAAGCACAAAAAGATATGCATATGTGTTTGTTGAATTCTGTAACAAATTGTGGGTGCAGGTTCTCTGACAGGAGATTGTGCAAAACTAGGCATCACTTTGTCAAATTCcacttcatcaaacacaacagaTAACAGTTCATCTAGTGGTACCAACAGTGGTAAGGGTGGTTGTCCAAATAAACTCTACTTTCAAACAATATTAGTACTTGCATGGTTTCAACTAAAATTGTTTAATGTTTTGC contains:
- the LOC120284003 gene encoding uncharacterized protein LOC120284003 — its product is MTAWHSNSSQRWNYCISKSNSETGFKDGQELDHEDLNLVTVNNVGKRVRRGPTTLKELYSLPPNEKILVSSNELGQPIGPEDQLLSGFLGMLARCGQRVGLHYENWCKVPKTLKEELLKFVELRFILKSSREFVLKSLGKKWRDYKHDLKKHYFKREIGPQANKDNHPDGTVRWQWEELVDFWYSRKGEEAEKIGLACRKQQKYTHTSGSKSFARKKKEMELLKGEKVGHFEFFKATHIKKNGSHVNVETEKILEQANELLGEYEGTNDDA
- the LOC120250038 gene encoding delta and Notch-like epidermal growth factor-related receptor gives rise to the protein MGAAKVLVILVAIIQLVSPWMGLTTASGADAFAPFLSPFTNGLCDGVDCGKGTCKTSESHLFGFTCECNQGWTQFHIGDHFRFLPCNIPNCTVDYSCSKDIAPTAAPPESTPSNLSLFDPCLWSTCGGGECRKTGAYDHKCDCKAGYSNLLNISSFPCLKECSLTGDCAKLGITLSNSTSSNTTDNSSSSGTNSASFRSKNLVWLFIILTSLVMVRAA